In Planctomycetaceae bacterium, the sequence GCCGACGTCATTGTCAGCACCACCGGCGCCACGGAACCTGTCGTGACTCATGAACAGTTTGCGAAGGCTCGCCGGCAGTCAAACCGCCACCCGGTGTTCATTCTGGATCTCGGCGCGCCGCGCGACTTCGCTCCCACAATCGGCGCGATCGATGACAACGTGTTCCTGTATGACATCGATGCTCTGGAAGCGACCTGCCAGGAAAACCGCAAGCTTCGGGAAAACGAAATCGCCGACGCGAAGAAGATTATTGAAGTTCAGACCGAACGCTTCATGCACGACGTCTACCATCGCGCGACAGGACCGGTCATCCAGCGGCTGCGTGATCACTGGGGCGAAATCAGTCGCAGTGAACTGGAGATTTTGTATCGAAAAATGCCGGAAATGGACGCTTCGCAGCGAGCCGCCATCGAGAAGACGATTCATCGGATCGTCAACAAGCTGCTGCATCCGCCTCTGGAAACGCTCCGCGACGAAGCCCGCGCTGGTGAACCCCACGGACTGCTGGATGCCGTAAAGCGACTCTTCAACCTTGGTGAGTAGCCGGTGGGGCATTTCGCCGCGGACGACGGGCCGCCGCCAGTTGACCAATGTGCTCCCACAGATGACGATTCCCGAATCTGACCTCGCGCGGTTCGTTCGTGCGAATCACCGCACTCACTTCGAAATCCTGAACCCGGCTGTTCCATGCCTGACCAATTCCTGAAAGACCTGCTCGCGACACCCGGAACATCGGGCTTTGAAGAACAAGTCCAGCAGGTTGTGCGTTCGTTTGCGGAACCGTTCGCCGACGATGTCACAACGGACGTGCATGGAAACGTACTGGCCACGGTCAATCCCGCAGGGTCGCCGCGAATCCTGCTGGACGCGCACTGCGATCAAATCGGATTCATTGTCCGGCACATCGATGATCTGGGGTTTCTGCGAGTCAACCCGATCGGCGGGTGGGACATGCAGATTCTGCTCGGACAGCGAATGCTGGTGCATACTCGCGAAGGTTCCATTCCCGGCGTCATCGCCCGCAAGCCGATTCATTTGCTGAGCGATGATGAAAAGAAGAAGGTGCCGGGCTTCGGCGAAGTGTGGATCGACATCGGCAGCCAGTCGCATGAAGAAACCGCCGGTGTCGTTCGGATCGGTGATTCCGTCACGCCGGAACCGTGCCTGCGCGAACTTCGCAACGGCAGGCTGTCGGGAGTCGCGATGGACGATCGCACCGGCGTCTGGGTTGTGATGACCGCGCTGAAGCTGATTGCCGAAAAGAAGCCTTCCGCCGCCGTGACTGCGGTTTCGGCCGTGCAGGAGGAAATCGGACTGCGGGGAGCATCCACGAGTTCCTACAACGTGAACCCGCACGTCGCGATTGCCGTCGACGTGACTCACGCGACGGATTGTCCCGGCATCGATCAAAACGAATTCGGCCGGATCACAATTGGCGGCGGACCAGTGATCGTTCGAGGAGCCAACGCGAATCGTCACGTTGTCAATCGCCTGCTGAGCTGTGCCGAGGAACTGAGGATACCGGTCCAGATCAACGCTCTGGCCCGAGCCGCCAGCAACGATGCCGCCGCCATACAGCTCAGCCGCGGCGGCTGCGCCTGCGGACTTGTGACG encodes:
- a CDS encoding M42 family metallopeptidase codes for the protein MPDQFLKDLLATPGTSGFEEQVQQVVRSFAEPFADDVTTDVHGNVLATVNPAGSPRILLDAHCDQIGFIVRHIDDLGFLRVNPIGGWDMQILLGQRMLVHTREGSIPGVIARKPIHLLSDDEKKKVPGFGEVWIDIGSQSHEETAGVVRIGDSVTPEPCLRELRNGRLSGVAMDDRTGVWVVMTALKLIAEKKPSAAVTAVSAVQEEIGLRGASTSSYNVNPHVAIAVDVTHATDCPGIDQNEFGRITIGGGPVIVRGANANRHVVNRLLSCAEELRIPVQINALARAASNDAAAIQLSRGGCACGLVTIPNRYMHSPVEVVAESDMQEAAKLIAAFCLAIDETTSFVP